The Methanofollis sp. UBA420 genome contains a region encoding:
- a CDS encoding 2-oxoacid:acceptor oxidoreductase subunit alpha, giving the protein MTRLEFMQGNTACAEGALAAGCRFYGGYPITPSTEIAEHMARKMPKIGGVFAQMEDELASIASVIGASWTGARAMTATSGPGFSLMMENIGYAVMTETPCVVVDVQRGGPSTGQPTRASQGDMMQCRFGSHGDMSIIAVSPASVQEMYELTAKAFNLADRYRVPAFVMADEIIGHMRERIEVPDCVEIVPRRPLEKGALPFAPGEDDVPGFPAFGHGYGVHVTGLTHDDRGYPSSTDPHVHERLVRRLVGKVEGASREIADYEVTNPDAEVVFVSYGAPARSVAQAVRDLDDERVGHLRLKVVWPFPDFALAAFKNARVFLVPELNLGQIEREIARHTAVPVVPVSEIGGELHTPKRLIATAEGYL; this is encoded by the coding sequence TTGACGCGGCTTGAATTCATGCAGGGGAACACGGCCTGTGCCGAGGGGGCCCTTGCCGCCGGCTGCCGGTTCTACGGGGGCTACCCGATCACGCCCTCGACCGAGATCGCCGAGCACATGGCGCGGAAGATGCCGAAGATCGGCGGGGTCTTTGCCCAGATGGAGGACGAACTCGCCAGCATCGCCTCGGTGATCGGCGCCTCCTGGACCGGGGCGAGGGCGATGACAGCCACCTCGGGGCCGGGTTTCTCCCTGATGATGGAGAACATCGGCTATGCGGTCATGACAGAGACGCCGTGCGTCGTCGTCGACGTCCAGAGGGGCGGGCCGAGCACAGGCCAGCCGACCCGCGCCTCGCAGGGCGATATGATGCAGTGTCGCTTCGGCTCGCACGGCGACATGAGCATCATCGCGGTCAGCCCTGCCTCTGTGCAGGAGATGTACGAGCTCACGGCAAAGGCCTTCAACCTCGCCGACCGGTACCGCGTCCCGGCCTTCGTGATGGCCGACGAGATCATCGGCCATATGCGTGAGAGGATCGAGGTCCCGGACTGTGTCGAGATCGTGCCGCGGCGCCCCCTGGAGAAGGGCGCCCTTCCCTTTGCGCCTGGCGAGGACGACGTGCCGGGTTTCCCGGCATTCGGCCACGGCTATGGCGTCCACGTCACCGGCCTCACCCACGACGACCGCGGCTACCCCTCCTCGACCGACCCCCATGTGCACGAGCGCCTGGTGCGCCGTCTTGTCGGGAAGGTAGAGGGTGCGAGCCGCGAGATCGCCGACTACGAGGTGACAAACCCCGACGCCGAGGTCGTCTTTGTCTCGTACGGCGCCCCGGCCCGGTCTGTGGCGCAGGCCGTCAGGGACCTGGACGACGAGAGGGTCGGCCACCTCAGGCTGAAGGTGGTCTGGCCCTTCCCCGACTTCGCGCTTGCGGCATTCAAAAATGCCCGCGTCTTTCTGGTGCCCGAACTGAACCTCGGCCAGATAGAGAGGGAGATCGCCCGCCACACCGCGGTCCCGGTCGTCCCGGTATCCGAGATCGGCGGCGAACTGCACACGCCAAAACGCCTCATCGCCACGGCGGAGGGATATCTGTGA
- a CDS encoding ferredoxin family protein translates to MKLIIDETRCKGCNLCTLVCPYRIFQEGTAPNRRGIVVPTLDRPERCTNCRLQKLYGRVLCGVCQMICPDQAIRWVEEKPFEPEKVVIED, encoded by the coding sequence ATGAAGCTCATCATCGACGAGACCAGGTGCAAGGGCTGCAACCTCTGCACCCTGGTCTGCCCATACAGGATATTTCAGGAGGGCACGGCGCCGAACAGGCGGGGCATCGTGGTCCCGACCCTCGACCGTCCTGAGCGCTGTACCAACTGTCGCCTCCAGAAGCTCTACGGGCGGGTGCTCTGCGGCGTCTGCCAGATGATCTGCCCGGACCAGGCGATCCGGTGGGTCGAAGAAAAACCCTTTGAGCCCGAAAAGGTGGTGATTGAAGATTGA
- a CDS encoding FumA C-terminus/TtdB family hydratase beta subunit translates to MIHLATPLGDEVLELRAGDAVTLSGTVYTARDEAHQRMMEEGIPFDPQGAAVYHCGPVIGEGRVIAAGPTTSARMNRLSGFILDAGVRALIGKGGMGPEVREQLRGRGVYLAFTGGCAALAAARMTLKGVYFEDLGMAEAVWEIELDHLPLIVGIDAHGGDLFGDVDRKAKIQFERRFNT, encoded by the coding sequence ATGATCCACCTCGCCACGCCTCTCGGCGACGAGGTGCTCGAACTCCGTGCGGGGGACGCCGTCACCCTCTCCGGGACCGTGTACACGGCGCGGGACGAGGCGCACCAGAGAATGATGGAGGAGGGCATCCCCTTCGACCCGCAGGGCGCCGCGGTCTATCACTGCGGCCCGGTGATCGGGGAGGGCCGGGTCATCGCCGCAGGCCCGACCACCTCGGCACGGATGAACCGCCTCTCAGGCTTCATTCTCGACGCGGGCGTGCGCGCCCTCATCGGCAAAGGGGGCATGGGCCCGGAGGTGCGGGAACAGTTGCGTGGCCGCGGCGTGTACCTCGCCTTCACCGGCGGGTGCGCCGCCCTCGCCGCCGCCAGGATGACCCTGAAGGGCGTCTATTTCGAGGACCTCGGCATGGCCGAGGCCGTATGGGAGATCGAACTCGACCACCTCCCCCTGATCGTCGGGATCGACGCCCACGGCGGCGACCTCTTTGGCGACGTTGACCGGAAGGCAAAAATACAATTTGAACGGCGGTTCAATACATAA